In the Pseudothauera hydrothermalis genome, one interval contains:
- a CDS encoding GmrSD restriction endonuclease domain-containing protein, giving the protein MAKAEASVEELVSMIERGELRLPEMQRQYVWRSTRVRDLLDSLYRGYPSGAILLWETDEAVPLQDFAVSQSTNPYQSTRLLLDGQQRLTSLSAVIRGEPVSVRGRRRPIDLLFNLEHPDQLAVVTEVEENGGDEDDVEDDGELIGDEMDSTEDELLKRFNKMTFVVATRKLEQLPQWVKVSDVFKTDNDAPFLKRAGVSGFDDPRYEKYSQRLARLRGIRKYVYRMDVLERTLSYDEVTEIFVRVNSLGAKLRSSDLALAQITAKWRHSLQTFQDFQQACAKTGFDLDLGLHLKNLMAFATGQSRFQIVASLSVEKLQKAWQEACEGMEFALNFARSNLGIDSPALLSSPFLLVVLAYFGHSRNYALSNNEAHQLRYWALAANAKGRFSRGSSETILDQDLATIRNGGGVNELIDRLRLQFGRLDITPEELEGRNQRSALFKTMFLAFRAAGAKDWRSHLAIALDHSGSQHRLQFHHIFPKALLRGSYTPREADDIANLAFIGGKTNRAISDKAPVAYLLPLVAQHGAAPFAAQCIPVEEELLVLDQYKAFLQERRKRIAAALNAFIHAVA; this is encoded by the coding sequence ATGGCCAAGGCCGAAGCGAGCGTTGAGGAACTGGTTTCCATGATCGAGCGCGGCGAGCTGCGCTTGCCGGAAATGCAGCGCCAGTATGTGTGGCGTTCTACACGGGTGCGCGATTTGTTGGATTCGCTGTATCGCGGCTATCCATCGGGCGCCATCCTGCTTTGGGAAACGGATGAAGCCGTGCCGCTGCAAGATTTCGCGGTCAGCCAGAGCACGAACCCCTACCAGAGCACGCGGCTTCTGCTGGATGGTCAGCAGCGTCTGACATCGCTCTCTGCCGTCATTCGAGGCGAGCCGGTGTCGGTGCGCGGCCGTCGTCGGCCCATTGACCTGTTGTTCAACCTGGAGCATCCCGACCAGTTGGCGGTCGTGACCGAAGTGGAAGAGAACGGCGGCGACGAGGACGATGTTGAAGACGATGGCGAACTGATTGGCGACGAGATGGACTCGACCGAGGACGAACTGCTCAAGCGCTTCAACAAGATGACCTTCGTGGTGGCAACTCGAAAGTTGGAGCAGTTGCCGCAATGGGTGAAAGTGTCGGACGTGTTCAAGACCGACAACGATGCGCCGTTCCTCAAGCGTGCCGGCGTCAGTGGTTTTGACGATCCGCGTTACGAGAAGTACAGCCAGCGCCTGGCCCGGCTGCGAGGCATCCGCAAGTACGTTTACCGGATGGATGTACTGGAGCGCACGCTTTCATATGACGAGGTCACGGAAATCTTCGTTCGCGTGAATTCATTGGGCGCCAAGCTGCGCAGTTCCGACCTGGCGCTGGCGCAGATCACCGCCAAGTGGCGGCACTCGCTGCAGACGTTCCAGGATTTCCAGCAGGCCTGTGCAAAAACGGGCTTTGACCTGGATCTCGGCTTGCACTTGAAGAACCTGATGGCGTTTGCCACCGGTCAATCGCGGTTCCAGATCGTCGCCAGCCTTAGTGTGGAGAAGCTGCAGAAGGCATGGCAAGAAGCCTGCGAGGGAATGGAATTCGCGCTCAACTTCGCCCGGAGCAACCTGGGCATCGATAGCCCGGCGCTGCTGTCGTCGCCCTTCCTGTTGGTGGTGCTGGCGTATTTCGGACACAGCCGCAACTATGCGTTGAGCAACAACGAGGCGCACCAGTTGCGCTACTGGGCCTTGGCCGCAAATGCCAAAGGCCGTTTCTCCCGGGGTTCCAGTGAGACCATTCTGGATCAGGATTTGGCGACCATCCGCAATGGCGGCGGCGTCAATGAACTGATCGACCGGTTGCGTCTGCAGTTCGGCCGCCTTGACATCACGCCGGAAGAGCTGGAGGGGCGCAACCAGCGCAGTGCGCTGTTCAAGACCATGTTCCTGGCGTTTCGTGCGGCAGGCGCCAAGGATTGGCGCAGCCACTTGGCTATTGCCCTGGATCACTCCGGCAGTCAGCACCGCTTGCAGTTTCATCACATTTTCCCCAAGGCATTGCTGCGCGGCAGCTACACCCCTCGCGAGGCCGACGACATCGCCAACCTGGCTTTCATCGGCGGCAAAACCAATCGTGCGATCAGCGACAAAGCGCCTGTGGCCTACCTGTTGCCGCTGG
- a CDS encoding HNH endonuclease, whose translation MNPLQRTLIEKAGHDNGFEHVLSPAGDAVTLASARHRSQAVVTALAEGFEVRFQPATPALLPELLRSFQPWSAAGDVFCAPTLANLAALLRRAASLSQALPNQAVSDYHAAVAQAVEAMPAEARGTEVERLVRQRVGQARYRDALLTYWGGACAVTGINVPEVLRASHAKPWAECADDAERLDAFNGFLLVANLDALFDRFLISFDDTGHLLTSARLSAGDLQGLGIQPGMRLRWLAREHLHYLQWHRERFLLAS comes from the coding sequence CGGCCACGACAATGGCTTCGAGCACGTGCTATCGCCGGCTGGCGATGCGGTGACACTGGCTTCGGCCCGTCATCGCAGTCAGGCAGTGGTGACAGCATTGGCCGAAGGCTTTGAAGTGCGCTTTCAGCCGGCCACGCCCGCGCTGTTGCCGGAGTTGCTGCGCAGCTTCCAGCCCTGGTCCGCCGCTGGTGATGTGTTTTGTGCTCCTACCCTGGCTAATCTGGCCGCCCTGCTGCGCCGTGCAGCCAGCCTGTCACAGGCCTTGCCGAACCAGGCGGTAAGCGACTACCACGCTGCCGTGGCGCAAGCGGTGGAAGCGATGCCTGCCGAAGCCCGGGGCACGGAAGTCGAACGCCTGGTGCGTCAGCGTGTGGGACAGGCGCGTTACCGCGATGCCTTGCTCACCTATTGGGGTGGCGCCTGTGCGGTAACCGGCATCAATGTGCCCGAGGTGCTGCGTGCCAGCCATGCCAAGCCCTGGGCCGAATGCGCCGATGATGCCGAGCGGCTGGATGCCTTCAATGGCTTTTTGCTGGTGGCCAATCTGGATGCGTTGTTTGATCGCTTTCTGATCAGCTTCGACGATACCGGGCACTTGCTGACCAGCGCCCGCCTGTCCGCAGGCGATCTGCAGGGGCTTGGCATTCAGCCGGGCATGAGGCTGCGCTGGCTGGCCCGCGAGCACCTGCACTATCTGCAGTGGCACCGCGAGCGCTTCCTGCTCGCATCCTGA